One Bradyrhizobium sp. CCGB12 genomic window carries:
- a CDS encoding amidase — protein MAATDLHYLGLVDVGRKIQAKELSPVEVTKAMLGRIESLDGKLKSFAYVMADSALAEAAAAEKEIASGKIKGPLHGVPVAVKDLCWAKGAPAAHGMTIHRDFRPTEDATVVARLKDAGAIILGKLQQTEGAYADHHPKIDPPKNPWNADLWSGASSSGSGVATAAGLCFGSLGTDTGGSIRFPSAANGVTGLKPTWGRVSRYGAFELAATLDHIGPMARSALDCGAILGVIAGQDPKDTTSVPLPVPDYLAGLSGDLRGVTIGIDRRWTSEGIDNDATKALSEGLRVAADLGAKIREITFPDPKAVIEDWFPLCGVEVAVAHEETYPARKDEYGPALAGLLDLGRQQSGMDYQKIVLRREAFRGAVRLLFETVDLLAVPAQAFAAPTLAKMAALGEDASLIAGLLRFTCPFDMTGSPTVTLPGGFAANGGPVGFQFVGRHFDEASLVRAGDAFQRVTDWHKRHPGI, from the coding sequence ATGGCGGCAACAGATCTCCACTATCTCGGATTGGTCGATGTCGGACGGAAGATCCAGGCGAAGGAGCTGTCGCCGGTCGAAGTGACCAAGGCGATGCTCGGGCGGATCGAGAGCCTCGATGGCAAGCTCAAGAGCTTTGCGTATGTGATGGCGGACTCGGCGCTCGCGGAAGCCGCCGCGGCCGAGAAGGAGATCGCATCCGGCAAGATCAAAGGGCCGCTGCACGGCGTTCCGGTGGCGGTCAAGGATCTTTGCTGGGCCAAGGGCGCGCCGGCAGCGCATGGCATGACCATCCATCGCGATTTCCGTCCGACGGAGGACGCAACGGTGGTCGCGCGGCTCAAGGATGCCGGCGCAATCATTCTCGGCAAACTGCAGCAGACCGAGGGAGCCTACGCCGACCACCACCCGAAGATCGATCCGCCGAAGAACCCGTGGAATGCGGATCTCTGGTCCGGCGCATCCTCGAGCGGCTCCGGTGTCGCGACGGCGGCCGGCCTCTGTTTCGGGTCGCTCGGCACCGACACAGGCGGATCGATCCGCTTTCCGTCGGCAGCCAACGGCGTCACCGGGCTCAAGCCGACCTGGGGACGTGTCAGCCGCTACGGCGCGTTCGAGCTCGCAGCCACGCTGGATCACATTGGCCCGATGGCCCGGAGTGCGCTTGATTGCGGCGCCATCCTCGGCGTGATCGCAGGACAGGATCCCAAGGACACGACATCCGTGCCGCTGCCGGTGCCTGACTATCTTGCCGGTCTCTCCGGCGATCTGCGCGGCGTGACGATCGGGATCGACCGGCGCTGGACCAGCGAAGGTATCGATAACGATGCCACCAAGGCGCTGAGCGAAGGTCTGCGTGTGGCGGCCGACCTCGGTGCGAAGATCAGGGAGATCACGTTCCCTGATCCCAAGGCAGTCATTGAGGATTGGTTCCCGCTCTGCGGCGTCGAGGTTGCCGTCGCGCATGAGGAGACCTATCCCGCGCGCAAGGATGAGTACGGTCCGGCGCTCGCGGGTCTGCTCGACCTTGGCCGGCAGCAGTCCGGCATGGACTACCAGAAGATCGTGCTACGCCGCGAGGCGTTTCGCGGCGCGGTTCGCCTGCTGTTCGAGACAGTCGATCTCCTCGCAGTGCCGGCGCAGGCCTTCGCTGCGCCGACCCTCGCCAAGATGGCGGCACTCGGCGAAGACGCGTCCCTCATCGCGGGATTGCTCCGCTTCACGTGCCCGTTCGACATGACGGGAAGCCCGACCGTGACGTTGCCCGGCGGCTTCGCGGCGAATGGCGGTCCGGTCGGCTTCCAGTTCGTCGGGCGTCATTTCGACGAAGCCAGCCTCGTTCGCGCCGGCGATGCATTCCAGCGCGTGACCGATTGGCACAAGCGTCATCCCGGGATCTGA
- a CDS encoding ANTAR domain-containing protein, with product MSKPSSFSLRGRKALVAIKDDRDASIVRRQFERLGIDGIAWEPAGAINFAPDLMLIDDDFLPVVHPALRALLGHCPVIALLGTETPSRLKLVFELDPASFLVKPLRSAGIYAALVMAFERNERTNEFKQQIVKLEQRLRSRRVVLAAVLQVMHSRALAEPAAFALIRRTAMEQRKSIEELSAEITAKGMLPRAIG from the coding sequence ATGAGCAAGCCGTCTTCATTTTCGCTGCGCGGACGCAAGGCTCTCGTCGCCATCAAGGACGACCGCGACGCCTCGATCGTGCGACGCCAGTTCGAGCGTCTGGGCATAGACGGCATCGCATGGGAGCCCGCGGGCGCAATCAATTTCGCTCCGGATCTGATGCTGATCGACGATGATTTCCTGCCAGTGGTACACCCGGCGCTGCGCGCGCTGCTGGGACACTGTCCGGTCATCGCCCTGCTCGGCACCGAGACGCCGAGCCGCCTGAAGCTGGTGTTCGAGCTCGATCCAGCCTCGTTCCTCGTCAAGCCGTTGCGTTCGGCCGGCATCTACGCGGCGCTCGTCATGGCGTTCGAACGAAACGAACGCACCAACGAGTTCAAGCAGCAGATCGTCAAGCTCGAGCAACGCCTTCGGTCACGTCGTGTCGTTCTGGCCGCCGTCCTTCAGGTCATGCATTCGCGCGCGCTCGCCGAGCCGGCCGCCTTTGCGTTGATCCGCCGCACCGCCATGGAACAACGTAAGTCCATCGAAGAGCTTTCAGCGGAAATCACCGCAAAGGGCATGCTGCCGCGCGCCATCGGGTAG
- a CDS encoding transporter substrate-binding domain-containing protein — MTKPSIPVGIICSQSGPYQAMGREILKSAIMAVDEINEQSEFDFSIAAHIRDPRGIISEYHTACDDLIRNVGVAHIIGCYTSASRKQVLPIVERTDRLLWYPARYEGFECSDNVIYVGASPNHNVLPLVRYVLDNLSREIFCVGSNYVWTWETNRVTRELVSAADGHILAERLLELGESAVEHIVDEIVRRKPPIVFNTLVGSSSYDFIRAFHAGTKAAGLEIPMLSCSLCEPELAIVGPASVGCITSSAYFESIRLPENRAFVARWKARHGDDSSPSVDGQSAYVAVHLLARALQRAGTSDIGEVRRAAAGYRYNSPQGPVWIDGSNNHCVLTPRLAVSNAAGQFDIFWEADAPVKPDPYLTQLDVAVSPARDTSKGSSSPNAPHLRVVK; from the coding sequence ATGACAAAGCCGTCCATTCCCGTTGGCATCATCTGCTCGCAATCCGGGCCGTATCAGGCCATGGGTCGCGAGATCCTCAAGAGCGCCATCATGGCGGTCGACGAAATCAACGAGCAGTCCGAATTCGATTTCTCGATCGCCGCTCACATCCGCGATCCCCGCGGCATCATCTCTGAGTACCATACGGCTTGCGACGATCTCATCCGCAACGTCGGGGTCGCGCATATCATCGGCTGCTATACCTCGGCTTCGCGCAAACAGGTCCTGCCGATCGTCGAGCGGACCGATCGCCTGCTCTGGTATCCCGCGCGCTACGAGGGCTTCGAGTGCTCCGACAACGTCATCTATGTCGGCGCGTCGCCCAATCACAACGTCCTGCCGCTCGTCCGTTACGTGCTCGACAATCTGTCGCGCGAGATCTTCTGCGTCGGCTCCAACTATGTGTGGACATGGGAGACCAATCGCGTCACGCGGGAATTGGTCAGCGCGGCCGACGGCCACATCCTGGCCGAACGACTGCTCGAACTCGGCGAAAGCGCCGTCGAGCACATCGTCGACGAGATTGTCCGTCGCAAGCCACCGATCGTGTTCAACACGCTGGTCGGGAGCTCCAGCTACGACTTCATCCGCGCCTTCCACGCCGGCACCAAGGCGGCAGGGCTCGAGATTCCCATGTTGAGCTGCAGTCTGTGCGAGCCGGAGCTCGCGATCGTCGGACCGGCCTCGGTGGGCTGCATCACATCGTCGGCTTATTTCGAAAGCATCCGCCTGCCGGAAAACCGGGCCTTCGTCGCGCGCTGGAAGGCACGCCATGGCGACGACAGCAGCCCCTCCGTCGACGGACAATCTGCCTATGTCGCCGTCCATCTGCTGGCACGCGCGCTGCAGCGGGCCGGCACGTCCGATATCGGCGAGGTCAGGCGCGCCGCGGCCGGTTATCGCTACAATTCACCGCAGGGACCGGTCTGGATCGACGGCAGCAACAATCATTGCGTCCTTACGCCGCGGCTCGCGGTCTCCAATGCGGCGGGACAGTTCGACATTTTCTGGGAAGCTGATGCGCCCGTTAAACCGGATCCTTACCTGACGCAGCTCGACGTTGCCGTCAGCCCCGCGAGGGACACCTCGAAGGGCAGCTCATCGCCGAATGCGCCGCATTTGCGAGTTGTAAAATGA
- a CDS encoding urea ABC transporter substrate-binding protein, translating to MNSGRKLGMVLLGAMLGTATAISVAQAAEPPLKVGLLEDVSGDLAFMGMPKLHGSQLAVEEINKSGGILGRQIELIHLDPQGDNARYQEFGRRLLNRDKVDVLIGGITSASREALRPIVDRTTTPYFYTNQYEGGVCDASMISMGAVPEQQFSTLIPWMVEKFGKKVYVIAADYNFGQISAEWNRKIMKDLGGEVVGEEFIPLGVSQFAQTIQNIQKAKPDWLLTINVGAAQDSFFEQAAAANLNLPMGSSIKVMLGFEHKRFKPPALNNMHATANWFEEIDTPEANEFKKRWHAKFPDELYINDMGYNAYNALYMYKALVEKAKSIKLEDMRKVIATGDACIDAPEGKVCIDPKSQHTSHRMRLISVGPKHEVKVEKDYGTIQPYWLGEIGCDLTKKNDKDQYTPSHLPKKS from the coding sequence ATGAATTCGGGACGCAAGCTCGGAATGGTTTTGCTCGGCGCCATGCTTGGAACAGCGACGGCGATCAGTGTTGCCCAGGCGGCCGAGCCGCCGTTGAAGGTAGGTCTGCTCGAGGACGTCTCCGGCGACCTCGCCTTCATGGGCATGCCGAAGCTGCACGGCTCGCAGCTGGCCGTCGAGGAGATCAACAAGAGCGGCGGCATCCTGGGGCGGCAGATCGAGCTGATCCACCTCGATCCGCAGGGCGACAATGCGCGCTATCAGGAATTCGGCCGGCGCCTGCTCAATCGCGACAAGGTCGACGTGCTGATCGGCGGCATCACCTCGGCCTCGCGCGAAGCGCTGCGCCCGATCGTCGATCGCACCACGACGCCGTACTTCTACACCAACCAGTACGAAGGCGGCGTCTGCGACGCCAGCATGATCAGCATGGGCGCGGTGCCCGAGCAGCAGTTCTCGACGCTGATTCCCTGGATGGTCGAGAAGTTCGGCAAGAAGGTCTATGTGATCGCGGCCGATTACAATTTCGGTCAGATCTCGGCGGAGTGGAATCGCAAGATCATGAAGGATCTCGGCGGCGAGGTCGTGGGTGAGGAGTTCATTCCACTCGGCGTGTCCCAGTTCGCGCAGACCATCCAGAACATCCAGAAGGCAAAGCCGGACTGGCTGCTCACGATCAATGTCGGTGCTGCCCAGGATTCGTTCTTCGAGCAGGCGGCAGCCGCCAATCTCAACCTGCCGATGGGATCTTCGATCAAGGTCATGCTCGGGTTCGAGCACAAGCGGTTCAAGCCGCCGGCGCTCAACAACATGCACGCGACCGCGAACTGGTTCGAGGAGATCGATACGCCCGAGGCCAACGAGTTCAAGAAGCGCTGGCACGCCAAATTCCCCGACGAGCTCTACATCAACGACATGGGCTACAACGCCTATAATGCGCTCTACATGTACAAGGCGCTGGTCGAGAAGGCGAAGTCGATCAAGCTCGAGGACATGCGGAAGGTGATCGCGACCGGCGATGCTTGCATCGACGCTCCCGAAGGCAAGGTCTGCATCGATCCGAAGAGCCAGCACACCTCGCACCGCATGCGCCTGATCTCGGTCGGGCCGAAGCATGAGGTGAAGGTCGAGAAGGACTACGGCACGATCCAGCCATACTGGCTTGGTGAGATCGGCTGCGATCTCACCAAGAAGAACGACAAGGATCAGTACACGCCGAGCCATCTCCCGAAGAAGTCCTGA
- a CDS encoding acetamidase/formamidase family protein produces MSAEDWLKTSIMAKRAVAKGATGTTHSLTIEQQGGFHYVYGPYAKPTLSIDPGGVVVVETEDAFGGVLTKETDSPTAKLNFPYLNPQCGPIAVKGAKKGDCLAVYIRDVETRGEQPAGTTCIIPEFGGLVGTASTALLNPPLPERVKKLHVDRNGVRWNDKITLPYEPFIGTIGVSPEIEAISSLQPDYHGGNMDLPDVAPGAIIYFPVHTDGGMLYVGDCHATQGDGELSGVAMEQRATVTLQVDLIKNWSFAWPRLETKDFIMTIGSARPLEDAARIAYRELVRWMAADYGFDEIDAYMLLSQAGRMRLGNMVDPKYTMGASILKNYLKP; encoded by the coding sequence ATGTCCGCAGAAGACTGGTTGAAGACATCAATCATGGCCAAGCGCGCGGTCGCAAAGGGCGCGACCGGCACGACCCATAGCCTGACGATCGAGCAGCAGGGCGGCTTCCACTACGTCTACGGTCCCTATGCCAAGCCAACCTTGTCGATCGATCCGGGCGGGGTGGTCGTCGTCGAGACTGAAGATGCCTTTGGCGGCGTGCTCACGAAGGAGACCGACAGCCCGACCGCCAAACTGAACTTTCCCTACCTCAATCCGCAATGCGGGCCGATCGCGGTCAAGGGCGCCAAGAAGGGCGATTGCCTTGCGGTCTACATCCGCGACGTCGAAACGCGGGGTGAACAGCCGGCCGGCACGACCTGCATCATTCCCGAGTTCGGCGGACTGGTCGGAACCGCTTCGACGGCACTGCTCAATCCGCCGCTGCCGGAACGCGTGAAGAAGCTGCATGTCGACCGGAACGGCGTGCGCTGGAACGACAAGATCACGCTGCCCTACGAGCCCTTCATCGGCACCATCGGCGTCTCGCCGGAGATCGAGGCGATCTCGTCGCTGCAGCCGGACTATCACGGCGGCAACATGGATCTTCCCGACGTCGCGCCCGGCGCGATCATCTATTTCCCGGTGCATACCGACGGCGGGATGCTCTACGTCGGCGACTGCCATGCGACGCAGGGCGATGGCGAGTTGTCCGGCGTTGCGATGGAGCAGCGCGCGACCGTCACGTTGCAGGTTGACCTGATCAAGAACTGGAGCTTTGCCTGGCCCCGGCTCGAGACCAAGGACTTCATCATGACGATCGGCAGCGCGCGTCCGCTCGAGGATGCGGCGCGCATCGCCTATCGCGAGCTCGTGCGATGGATGGCGGCCGATTACGGCTTCGACGAGATCGACGCCTATATGCTGCTCAGCCAGGCCGGCCGCATGCGCCTCGGCAACATGGTCGACCCCAAATACACGATGGGGGCATCCATCCTGAAGAATTACCTCAAGCCATGA
- a CDS encoding SET domain-containing protein codes for MPDIASSKSYRVGRSKTGLGLFATMPIKKGTRIIRYFGPILDSRIPAHDEIENKYLFELNNRWTIDGSVRKNLARYINHSCRPNAESDVRPRERKVFIRAIKNIEPGDEINYDYGTDYFKAYLKPIGCKCASCEKKRKKLRAEARAERAKVKARDERKATKAGAKDLKNKATKKKKFNGHAVAKANGRARA; via the coding sequence ATGCCAGACATCGCTTCCAGCAAATCTTATCGCGTCGGCCGTTCCAAGACCGGACTTGGCCTCTTCGCAACCATGCCGATCAAGAAGGGGACGAGGATCATCCGCTATTTCGGGCCGATCCTGGACTCGCGGATTCCTGCGCATGACGAGATCGAGAACAAATATCTGTTCGAGCTCAACAACCGCTGGACCATCGACGGTTCGGTGCGCAAGAACCTCGCCCGCTACATCAACCATTCCTGCCGGCCCAACGCGGAATCCGACGTCCGTCCGCGCGAGCGCAAGGTCTTCATTCGCGCCATCAAAAACATCGAGCCGGGCGACGAGATCAACTACGACTACGGCACCGACTATTTCAAAGCCTATCTGAAGCCGATCGGCTGCAAGTGCGCCTCCTGCGAGAAGAAGCGCAAGAAGCTGCGCGCCGAGGCGCGCGCCGAACGTGCCAAGGTGAAGGCGCGCGACGAGCGCAAAGCGACGAAAGCGGGCGCCAAGGATCTCAAGAACAAGGCCACCAAAAAGAAGAAGTTCAACGGTCACGCCGTCGCCAAGGCGAATGGCCGCGCGCGGGCCTAA
- a CDS encoding DUF6321 domain-containing protein, with translation MAKASRSPWKRQNPRKRAGKAAKHLSPAQKSAAKARARRAGRRYPNLVDNMRMAAKKTSKSKSSKTKKSAKKKSTKKTRKRTAKKTTKASRKRRASVQEKDPRGGLTAAGRRAFARKQGAHLRPGVTKKDSDMTPQEMRRKGSWAVRFYGRAKLPPLVDAKGQPTRHALSAHAWGEPVPKTVAAARRIAAKGERLLARYHRAKAKT, from the coding sequence ATGGCAAAGGCATCCCGCTCTCCGTGGAAACGTCAGAACCCGCGCAAGCGCGCGGGCAAGGCGGCCAAGCACCTCAGTCCCGCACAGAAGTCGGCCGCGAAGGCGCGCGCCCGCCGCGCCGGTCGCCGCTATCCCAACCTCGTGGACAACATGCGCATGGCAGCGAAAAAGACTTCGAAGTCCAAATCGTCGAAGACGAAGAAATCCGCGAAGAAGAAATCAACGAAAAAGACCCGAAAGCGGACCGCGAAGAAAACCACAAAGGCCTCGCGCAAACGCCGCGCATCGGTCCAGGAAAAGGATCCGCGTGGCGGCCTGACCGCCGCCGGCCGCAGGGCCTTTGCGCGCAAGCAGGGCGCTCACTTGCGACCCGGTGTCACCAAGAAGGACTCCGACATGACGCCGCAGGAGATGCGGCGGAAGGGAAGCTGGGCCGTGCGCTTCTATGGCCGCGCGAAGCTGCCGCCGCTGGTCGATGCCAAGGGGCAGCCGACCCGGCACGCGCTGTCAGCACATGCCTGGGGCGAGCCCGTCCCGAAGACGGTGGCCGCAGCACGGCGTATTGCCGCGAAGGGTGAGCGGCTGCTGGCGCGCTACCACCGCGCCAAGGCGAAGACCTAG
- a CDS encoding TetR/AcrR family transcriptional regulator, with amino-acid sequence MGKSETRTAHGVRAPKKTSAVSSASQRSTRRPAAAKTETPYHHGALREALLQAAERVLERDGLGGLTLRAVAREAGVSHAAPTHHFGDLTGLLSELAAVGFRQFNAAMASSSDAATTPLECALARPKAYVAYAQAHPGMYGIMFRSERLDYSRPSLHEAAEASFAGLANAIGAMRQEQISEDALTLNQGAAIARAWSMVHGFTMLLLDGRLKDILERLPEGTTAERLFEAMLMAPVAGKLPDCP; translated from the coding sequence ATGGGCAAGAGCGAAACCAGGACCGCGCACGGTGTGCGCGCTCCGAAGAAAACATCGGCGGTCTCGAGCGCATCCCAGCGTTCCACGCGGCGCCCGGCGGCTGCGAAGACCGAAACACCCTATCATCACGGCGCCCTGCGCGAGGCGCTACTCCAGGCCGCCGAACGGGTGCTGGAGCGTGACGGGCTTGGCGGCCTGACATTGCGCGCGGTGGCGCGCGAGGCGGGCGTCTCGCACGCCGCCCCCACCCATCATTTCGGCGATCTCACCGGGCTTCTCAGCGAACTCGCCGCCGTCGGCTTCCGCCAGTTCAACGCCGCGATGGCCTCGTCCTCCGACGCCGCCACCACGCCGCTCGAGTGCGCGCTGGCGCGGCCGAAAGCCTATGTCGCCTATGCGCAGGCTCATCCCGGCATGTACGGCATCATGTTCCGCAGCGAGCGGCTCGATTATTCCAGACCCTCGCTGCACGAGGCGGCCGAAGCCTCCTTCGCCGGCCTTGCGAATGCCATCGGCGCGATGCGGCAGGAGCAGATCAGTGAAGATGCGCTGACGCTGAACCAGGGCGCCGCGATCGCACGCGCCTGGTCGATGGTGCACGGCTTCACCATGCTGCTGCTCGACGGCCGGCTGAAGGATATCTTGGAGCGGCTGCCCGAAGGGACGACCGCCGAACGGTTGTTCGAGGCGATGCTGATGGCACCCGTGGCGGGGAAGCTGCCGGATTGCCCCTGA
- a CDS encoding branched-chain amino acid ABC transporter permease yields MFKLLEGPQTLGRGRLFWSCFVAVLAGALAYPLFADSYDVGNFAYFLIWIFMALGLCLMWGYGGMLSFGQTLFFGIAGYGYGVLAINMGGGTATIAALVLAVVLAMIAAGVLGYFMIWGGINGIFFGIVTLSATLVLAFFLGQTAGPEWHIGPARLNGFNGMKGMDPLTVGDFYIEGSALYYVMVALIVIVYLALRMLVNSGIGNVIVATRENPQRAEMLGYDVRKYQLLTFVIGSGLAGLSGALYTSWGQFITPSSIGLPAAAMPIVWVAFSGRSDLTATLVGSFLLLFGFQTITVYSQQAALVLMGALLLATVMLAPQGFVLGIGKLAADWWHGRRRRDDGAVMAEAGRLRSEES; encoded by the coding sequence ATGTTCAAGCTGCTGGAAGGCCCACAGACGCTCGGACGGGGCAGGTTGTTCTGGTCATGCTTCGTTGCGGTGCTCGCAGGGGCGCTGGCCTATCCGTTGTTCGCCGATTCCTACGATGTCGGAAATTTTGCCTACTTCCTGATCTGGATCTTCATGGCGCTCGGCCTCTGCCTGATGTGGGGCTATGGCGGCATGCTGTCGTTCGGCCAGACGCTTTTCTTCGGTATCGCCGGCTACGGCTACGGCGTGCTGGCGATCAACATGGGCGGCGGCACGGCGACGATCGCCGCGCTCGTGCTCGCCGTCGTCCTCGCGATGATCGCGGCTGGTGTCCTCGGCTACTTCATGATCTGGGGCGGGATCAACGGTATCTTCTTCGGCATCGTGACGCTGTCCGCGACGCTGGTGCTCGCCTTTTTCCTCGGCCAGACCGCAGGGCCGGAATGGCACATCGGCCCAGCGCGGCTGAACGGCTTCAACGGCATGAAAGGCATGGACCCGCTGACCGTGGGCGACTTCTATATCGAGGGGTCGGCGCTATATTACGTCATGGTCGCGCTGATCGTGATTGTCTATCTCGCGCTGCGCATGTTGGTGAATTCGGGCATCGGCAATGTCATCGTGGCGACGCGGGAAAACCCGCAGCGCGCCGAGATGCTGGGCTACGACGTCAGGAAATATCAGCTGCTGACCTTCGTGATCGGCAGCGGTCTCGCGGGCCTTAGCGGCGCTCTCTATACATCCTGGGGTCAGTTCATTACGCCGTCCAGCATCGGCCTGCCGGCTGCTGCAATGCCCATCGTGTGGGTGGCTTTCTCCGGGCGGAGCGATTTGACCGCGACCCTGGTCGGATCGTTCCTGCTGCTGTTTGGTTTCCAGACCATCACGGTTTACAGCCAGCAGGCCGCGCTGGTGCTGATGGGCGCGCTGCTCCTCGCCACGGTGATGCTGGCGCCGCAGGGCTTTGTGCTCGGCATCGGCAAGCTCGCCGCCGACTGGTGGCACGGGCGCCGCCGGCGCGACGACGGCGCCGTCATGGCGGAGGCTGGTCGCCTGCGGTCGGAAGAGTCCTGA
- a CDS encoding branched-chain amino acid ABC transporter permease has protein sequence MSAELFSLFYQFADVFAFLILSAAGLAIVFGMMGVINMAHGEFIMCGAYVTVGLVNLGVPLAVAQILAAVTAGLIGVLVEFLVVRRFYKRPLDSLLATWGLSLIVTQSMLLIVGSAVRGIGTPEGSFVIGGYTFSTYRLVLFGCAVAVLAGLYIIFMKTRFGVIARATMQNAAMARALGARTGRIYAISFGIGTGLAGLCGALYAPTMTLIPTMGATFVVESFVTVVIGGANVLLGTAPAAVFLAMIRMALNASYGQIIGQIGMLVAVILIIRVLPEGLSSVLVRRGR, from the coding sequence ATGTCGGCTGAATTGTTCTCGTTGTTCTATCAGTTCGCCGACGTCTTCGCGTTCCTCATTCTTTCGGCCGCAGGTCTCGCCATCGTGTTCGGCATGATGGGCGTCATCAACATGGCGCATGGCGAGTTCATCATGTGCGGTGCCTATGTGACCGTCGGACTTGTGAATTTGGGCGTGCCGCTCGCGGTCGCCCAGATCCTCGCTGCGGTGACGGCGGGGCTCATCGGTGTCCTCGTCGAGTTCCTGGTGGTGCGGCGCTTCTACAAGCGGCCTCTGGATTCATTGCTCGCGACCTGGGGGCTCAGCCTGATCGTGACGCAATCGATGCTCTTGATTGTCGGTTCCGCTGTGCGGGGCATCGGAACGCCCGAGGGAAGCTTTGTCATCGGCGGCTATACGTTCTCGACTTACCGCCTCGTGCTGTTCGGTTGCGCGGTGGCGGTGCTGGCCGGTCTCTACATCATCTTCATGAAGACGCGGTTCGGCGTAATCGCCCGCGCGACGATGCAGAATGCGGCGATGGCGAGGGCGCTGGGCGCGCGCACCGGCCGCATCTATGCGATCAGCTTCGGGATCGGCACCGGCCTCGCCGGGCTCTGCGGGGCGCTCTACGCGCCGACCATGACGCTGATCCCGACCATGGGCGCGACCTTCGTGGTCGAAAGCTTCGTGACGGTGGTGATCGGCGGGGCAAACGTGCTGCTCGGAACGGCGCCGGCCGCCGTGTTCCTGGCGATGATCCGGATGGCGTTGAATGCGAGCTACGGTCAGATCATCGGACAGATCGGCATGCTGGTGGCCGTCATCCTGATCATTCGCGTGCTGCCCGAGGGGCTCTCCAGCGTGCTGGTGCGCCGTGGGCGCTAA
- a CDS encoding carotenoid oxygenase family protein — protein sequence MQQDAVTERRNNIAPIPFEADAPFLTIIGELPRELNGTLYRNGPNPQFSSPGSHWFVGDGMLHAFHLENGRASYRNRWVRTPKWLAEHDAGRALFGGFGRKLPDAPADVTDGGVANTNIIFHAGKLLALEEAHLPTEIEPGTLATRGYHNYEGRIAGSFTAHPKVDPVTGELVFFGYNAAGPLSPALSYGSIDASGKATRFERFEAPYASMVHDFIVTANHVLFPILPITGSMERAMSGRPPYAWEPDKGAYVGVMKRNGTARDIVWFRGEACYVFHIMNAWEDDGRIVADVMQFEEAPLFPHPDGRPTDPEKSRARHCRWTFDLAGNTDRFQQTYLDDLTGEFPRIDDRRAGLKSRHGWYACANPRLPMFGALSGIVHVDGNGRRLGHYLLPAGDTISEPVFVERSKDAAEGDGWLLAVVWRARENRSDLAVFNATDVEAGPVALLQLGHRVPDGFHGNWVGAA from the coding sequence TTGCAGCAGGATGCCGTCACCGAGCGCCGTAACAACATCGCGCCGATTCCGTTCGAGGCCGACGCGCCATTCCTGACGATCATCGGTGAATTGCCGCGTGAGCTGAACGGCACGCTCTATCGCAACGGCCCCAATCCGCAGTTCTCTTCGCCCGGCTCGCACTGGTTCGTGGGCGACGGCATGCTGCACGCCTTCCACCTCGAGAACGGCCGCGCCAGCTACCGCAACCGCTGGGTCCGCACGCCGAAATGGCTGGCCGAGCACGACGCCGGCCGCGCCCTGTTCGGCGGCTTCGGCCGCAAGCTGCCGGATGCACCGGCCGATGTCACCGACGGCGGCGTCGCCAACACCAACATCATCTTCCATGCCGGCAAGCTGCTCGCGCTGGAGGAAGCGCATCTGCCGACCGAGATCGAGCCGGGCACGCTGGCAACGCGCGGCTACCACAACTATGAGGGCCGCATCGCCGGCAGCTTCACGGCGCATCCGAAGGTCGATCCCGTCACCGGCGAGCTCGTATTCTTTGGCTACAACGCGGCGGGACCGCTGTCGCCTGCCCTCTCCTACGGATCGATCGATGCGTCCGGCAAGGCGACGCGCTTCGAGCGCTTCGAGGCGCCCTATGCCAGCATGGTGCACGACTTCATCGTCACCGCGAACCACGTGCTGTTCCCGATCCTCCCGATCACAGGCAGCATGGAGCGCGCGATGAGCGGACGGCCGCCCTATGCCTGGGAGCCGGACAAAGGCGCCTATGTCGGCGTGATGAAGCGGAACGGCACCGCCAGGGACATCGTCTGGTTTCGCGGTGAAGCCTGCTACGTCTTCCACATCATGAACGCCTGGGAGGACGATGGCCGCATCGTCGCCGACGTCATGCAGTTCGAGGAGGCGCCGCTGTTCCCGCATCCCGACGGCCGGCCGACGGATCCGGAAAAATCGCGCGCCCGCCACTGCCGCTGGACGTTCGATCTCGCGGGAAATACCGATCGCTTCCAGCAGACTTATCTCGACGATCTCACCGGCGAATTCCCTCGCATCGACGATCGTCGCGCCGGGCTGAAGAGCCGTCACGGCTGGTACGCCTGCGCCAATCCGAGGCTGCCGATGTTCGGCGCGCTCTCAGGCATCGTCCATGTCGACGGCAACGGCCGGCGGCTCGGCCATTATCTGCTCCCTGCCGGCGACACCATCTCCGAGCCTGTTTTCGTCGAGCGGTCGAAAGACGCCGCCGAGGGCGACGGCTGGCTGCTCGCGGTGGTCTGGCGAGCCCGGGAGAACCGCAGCGACCTCGCCGTGTTCAACGCCACCGATGTCGAAGCAGGGCCCGTGGCCCTGCTGCAGCTCGGCCATCGCGTGCCCGACGGCTTTCACGGCAATTGGGTGGGGGCGGCGTAG